The Sulfurospirillum diekertiae genomic sequence GTTGTTGATGACCTGGTACTTGAGCATCATCCCAAAGTCCTAGATCGGTTTCGCTGATTCTGCCACGGGCTTCGACTGCTGTGGCTTCGACGATAATCAATCCCACACCTCCCATGGCACGTGTCGTATAATGGACGAGATGAAAAGGAGTGACTTCTCCATCACTTTCGGCTTTATACATACACATCGGTGGCATGACCACTCTGTTTTTAAGGAAAATTCCATTTTCTTCATACGGACTTAAAAGTAGGCTCATCATCACTCCTTTATTTGGTTGTTAAAAGTTCATTTTCTTTCCATCCACCACCGAGTGCTTTGAAAAGTTCTGCTTGAGAGGTTAGTAAGTATTGTTTGGTTGCAACAACATTTAAAGAAGCAGAAAGAACGCCTTTTTGGGCATCTAAGACTTCAAGTTGGTTAGCAACGCCTTGATTGAAGCGTTTCGTGGAGAGATCTAACACTTTTTGGTAGGCTTTCAACTCTTCTTTTTGGAAAGAAAGTCTACTTTGGGCTAAGTTCTCTTTTGCCAGCGCATCATGTACCTCTTTATAGGCTTTTTTGACGCTTTGTTCATAGTTTACAAGCGAAGATTGCAAGTCGGTTTCTGAAATGGCAACACGTTGTTTGATCCGTCCAAAATCAAAAATAGGCACACTGAGGCTTGGTCCAAAGCTCCACCGGTTCGCACTGGATTTGAGAATATTGCTTAGATCGTCACTTTGTTGACCGTAACTGCCTGTGAGGCTAATCGTTGGAAAGTAGGCGGCTTTTTCAACCCCAATAAGTGCATTTTTACTTTTAAGATTTTCCAGTGCTTCTTGAATATCGGGGCGATTTTCCATCAATGTGGAAGGAACACCTGCTGGTATCGTGAGTGCATTGGGTAAGCTTGCTTCTGAGTTTTTATCTTCAAAAAGTGCTTGTGGATTTTTGCCCAACAAAATCGTTAAAGCACTTTGTTGGAGTTTATAACTCTCCATCAAGCTATTTTG encodes the following:
- a CDS encoding efflux transporter outer membrane subunit; its protein translation is MTRSITLLSFVTILFLGGCSLSPELNVPKVDVPQTTQEALHVNKEWWKQFNDTKLNALVDEALVGSDDLKLSALKVIKARQAYGLSTDNEFPTLSANAGDTRQKTSNEAYNTKNKSATYSDFTLGLGLAYEVDFWGRLSNQSESNWSLYLATQASRETVRNALIHDVISAYFNLASLQARMAILEKTAQSYKESYEFRAKQQKVGTISDVLANQALAQYNNVKASQNSLMESYKLQQSALTILLGKNPQALFEDKNSEASLPNALTIPAGVPSTLMENRPDIQEALENLKSKNALIGVEKAAYFPTISLTGSYGQQSDDLSNILKSSANRWSFGPSLSVPIFDFGRIKQRVAISETDLQSSLVNYEQSVKKAYKEVHDALAKENLAQSRLSFQKEELKAYQKVLDLSTKRFNQGVANQLEVLDAQKGVLSASLNVVATKQYLLTSQAELFKALGGGWKENELLTTK